CGCCTTGGTAGGCAAAGATGAACAGTGCACCAAGAAGGACGACACGGTTTGACAGAGCAGAAACCATGGCCGTGACGTCAGCACGCCAGTCACGTTTGGGTGCCGCCGTTGAGACCGACTggccaccacttccaccagcagaagaagaacccaACTGCTGCTGGGTATCCCTCTCGTAATCCCAAAACGCACACGTCGCACACACGCCTCCCAAAACCGCCAACCCCAAGCTCACGGCATAATACCGGCTCCACACCACTTCAAAGACCGTGACCATGGCCGTCGCCAACAGCGGACCGACGGTACCCCCAATGCCATACGAGCCGTGCATCATACTCAACGCCGTAGTGGAATTGCTCAGCGATCCGCAAAACACGTTGCCCATGGCCAGATTGATTGACATGCCGAACCcgacaaagaagaaggacacgACGATGGCCGGGTAAGGCGCGGTGGCGATCATGGGGATGTATCCCAACGAGATGAGACCCTGGCCGACGGCGAGCGTCTTGGCGCGCCCTAGTCGCTCGCGGATGGCGTCGACGAAGAAGGCGCCGGCGATGAAACCGAGGGCGTTGCCGACGAAGATGAGGGAGACGATGGCGTAGCCTATGTTGTAGTACCTAGGTTGCTTCTGGTCAGTACTCTTATGGGGGATACAGCAGAAAGGATGGAAGAGAGGGCACGTACTTTTCGATGGAAGGGATTAAAGCACCCGGCGCAGAATCGCTCATGCCGTTACTCAGACTGATCAGACACATGGCCAGCAACCGCCAGCGGTTCATGTAAGGTTCCATGATGCTCTGCATCGCCTCGACGCCATCGATGTTTGTGCTATCATCGTTGACAGAGTCCGCTCTGGGAGTTGTGGGGCGGCTTTGATCTTCCAACTCGGGGCCGACGCTAAAGATAGTCGTCTCGGTACGAGACTTGGGGAGATGGCCGGAGCCTGAAGCAGAAGCGAAACTGATCCGAGATGTTGAAGCCGGCTTGTTGGGTTTTGGGGTCCGGGACAGAGGTTGAAGTTCGATACTCGCAGCCTCCTGTGGAGCACCGGGGTAGGTCCGGGCTACGGCTCTTCCCGGAGCGGAGGGAAGTTTGAGAGCCGGCTCGCTTTCGACGGCGATAAGGCCGTGGAGCATGATCGCGTCCATGATGAACGAAAGTCAAGTCACGGTAGATGTCAAGGTGGTGTGTGCTAGGCAATTTGCCAACACCAGCGGCCGATGGAAAGAATCAGAAACCGGATGGATGAACGAATTTTATTCCATATGGCAGGGACAATGGAGGTTAAGTAATAAAGGCGGCCCAAAGCGGGGCTGCCGACGAACATTGGATCCTCACGATAACTGAAAGACGCCGATGGGGGTCTGGCCCGTCTGGCTAAGCTTCGGGCCGCCATCGCGTAAAAGGAAAAGGTCTCCCGGGCTCCAGTTATATTAGTCGGGGCGGCGCTAGGTGATCACGACGTGCAGACTGCAGACTGCAGCGGGTGAACATCGGCACAAAGAAAAAGCACCCTCATCTCGTGACTCCCGTCAGCATGCAGGTACGTAGTTCCACGTATAAGTGGTTGACCAGGACACTTGACTTGCAATCACTCTCCTCCGGTTCATTATTCTATGCTTATAGCTTATATAAGTCCGTGATCTGTGTTTTTCCTCTTGCAAATTTGATTCCTACCAGTTTGTATCACTTCCGACTTGTTGCTCACTGGATTTATCTCCTTGTCTGCTCCCATGCGCGTCATCTTCTCCTACTCAACCTCAGATCCATCTGTCTCTGCTGAGGAGAGATTGGGCTTGATATATCTCATTACTAGCTGGTAGTTTCAATGGTGAACAAGTAGTGCTAACATCCTCTGCCTATCTGTGAACGTTGCCGGGATTCAGTTCTGCAGGTAGAAACCCAATGATCAGCTTGAAACGGCCGAGTTAACAATGAATCCATTTTTGTGTATGCCAAGAAAGGTGTCGGTGGCTACGAGGTTCGAACACATCGGTACTAATCGAAGAGCAACACCATGAGATTCCATGGGAGTCATGGAAGCAGCGTGGTTAGCACCTACCTTGATGAGTCGGATGATGAAGGCAAGAGCATTTTCAggcaagatgaagaaaatTTAAGGATGCAATTTGGTATGGTACTCTccattattataattattaccagcagcaccatgACATCTTCAGCACATCAGCTTGGTAGAAGCAAAACAAAGTCAGCACGCAAAAGCCTCGAGGTGTCCAACACACACATACCTACTCGGATGTTAGCATGTTACCAAT
The Neurospora crassa OR74A linkage group II, whole genome shotgun sequence DNA segment above includes these coding regions:
- a CDS encoding MFS efflux transporter translates to MDAIMLHGLIAVESEPALKLPSAPGRAVARTYPGAPQEAASIELQPLSRTPKPNKPASTSRISFASASGSGHLPKSRTETTIFSVGPELEDQSRPTTPRADSVNDDSTNIDGVEAMQSIMEPYMNRWRLLAMCLISLSNGMSDSAPGALIPSIEKYYNIGYAIVSLIFVGNALGFIAGAFFVDAIRERLGRAKTLAVGQGLISLGYIPMIATAPYPAIVVSFFFVGFGMSINLAMGNVFCGSLSNSTTALSMMHGSYGIGGTVGPLLATAMVTVFEVVWSRYYAVSLGLAVLGGVCATCAFWDYERDTQQQLGSSSAGGSGGQSVSTAAPKRDWRADVTAMVSALSNRVVLLGALFIFAYQGAEVSISGWVNTFLMDSRHVHDGSVGYVTAGFWGGITLGRFLLAPPAHRIGEKLFVVIVVVGACAFQLVVWLVPNLIGNAVAVAIVGLLLGPVYPCAAAVFMRNISKQKQVSGMGVISAFGSSGGAAAPFTTGLLAQAVGTFVLHPIVIGLFVVMMICWYGLPNKPKRSE